In a single window of the Micromonospora sp. WMMD1155 genome:
- a CDS encoding ATP-binding protein: protein MTDADLDSPGEAVGRVLGTADATPLQFWTAVAPGSYLQLDDVVVTRRELPDREPVTIAGVVTQVRARHEGAQFDSDVFAIADGTLPAQVQEAAEITTTRVDPELYVPPTPGMVVHRAEGDARARALHFDRMERRIPMGMGRDGVPVYLNADFLDGSRGAHVSISGISGVATKTSFATFLLYSVFRSGVLGGDAVNAKALIFNVKGEDLLFLDHPNTRLDEPTRAAYAKLGLNAGAFPDVRVYAPPRVGDAAGTPDVSSRLTGVDSFYWTLSEFCSDRLLPYVFADADDERQQYTMVVHSVAAHLARYAQPADGGVSIDGVRLGSYGDLVDHIVDQLNDDETRSDWAGSAVGLGTVNAFARRLIGSKKDLARLIRGDLATRRPHSINTSESAQVTVVDLHNLPDRAQRFVVGVTLKSEFERKEKAGTAKPLLFVVLDELNKYAPREGSSPIKEVLLDIAERGRSLGVILIGAQQTASEVERRIVTNSAIRVVGRLDPAEASRPEYGFLPPAQRQRALLAKPGTMFVNQPDIPVPLCLEFPFPAWATRVSEAGRAPSETLRSITQSADPFAVVGSGGGSTDDDIPF, encoded by the coding sequence ATGACCGACGCCGACCTCGACAGCCCCGGCGAGGCGGTCGGGCGGGTGCTGGGCACCGCCGACGCCACCCCGTTGCAGTTCTGGACGGCCGTGGCGCCGGGCAGCTACCTGCAGCTCGACGACGTGGTGGTGACCCGGCGGGAGCTGCCCGACCGGGAGCCGGTGACGATCGCCGGGGTGGTCACCCAGGTCCGCGCCCGGCACGAGGGCGCCCAGTTCGACTCGGACGTCTTCGCCATCGCCGACGGCACGCTGCCGGCGCAGGTGCAGGAGGCGGCCGAGATCACCACCACGCGCGTCGACCCGGAGCTGTACGTGCCGCCGACGCCGGGCATGGTGGTGCACCGGGCCGAGGGTGACGCCCGGGCGCGCGCGCTGCACTTCGACCGGATGGAGCGACGCATCCCGATGGGGATGGGCCGCGACGGGGTCCCGGTCTACCTCAACGCCGACTTCCTCGACGGCAGCCGGGGCGCGCACGTCTCCATCTCCGGCATCTCCGGTGTGGCGACGAAGACCAGCTTCGCCACCTTTCTGCTCTACTCGGTGTTCCGCTCCGGCGTGCTGGGAGGCGACGCGGTCAACGCCAAGGCGCTGATCTTCAACGTCAAGGGCGAGGACCTGCTCTTCCTCGACCACCCCAACACCCGTCTGGACGAGCCCACCCGCGCGGCGTACGCGAAGCTGGGCCTCAACGCCGGCGCGTTCCCGGACGTGCGGGTGTACGCCCCGCCCCGGGTCGGCGACGCGGCCGGCACACCGGATGTGAGCAGCCGGCTCACCGGTGTCGACTCGTTCTACTGGACGCTCAGCGAGTTCTGCTCCGACCGCCTCCTGCCGTACGTCTTCGCCGACGCCGACGACGAACGCCAGCAGTACACGATGGTGGTCCACTCGGTGGCGGCGCACCTGGCCCGCTACGCCCAGCCGGCCGACGGCGGAGTGAGCATCGACGGGGTGCGCCTCGGCTCCTACGGCGACCTGGTGGACCACATCGTCGACCAACTCAACGACGACGAGACCCGCTCCGACTGGGCGGGCAGCGCGGTCGGTCTGGGCACCGTCAACGCGTTCGCCCGGCGGTTGATCGGCAGTAAGAAGGACCTCGCCCGGCTGATCCGTGGCGACCTGGCGACCCGCCGCCCGCACTCGATCAACACCAGCGAGTCCGCGCAGGTCACCGTGGTCGATCTGCACAACCTCCCGGACCGGGCGCAGCGGTTCGTGGTCGGTGTGACGCTGAAGAGCGAGTTCGAGCGCAAGGAGAAGGCCGGCACCGCGAAGCCGCTGCTCTTCGTCGTCCTGGACGAGCTCAACAAGTACGCCCCCCGGGAGGGCTCCTCGCCGATCAAGGAGGTGCTGCTCGACATCGCCGAGCGGGGCCGCTCGCTCGGGGTGATCCTGATCGGCGCGCAGCAGACGGCGAGCGAGGTGGAGCGGCGGATCGTCACGAACTCGGCGATCCGGGTGGTCGGCCGGCTCGACCCGGCCGAGGCGTCCCGCCCGGAGTACGGCTTCCTCCCGCCCGCCCAGCGTCAGCGGGCGCTGCTGGCCAAGCCGGGCACCATGTTCGTCAACCAGCCGGACATCCCGGTGCCGCTCTGCCTGGAGTTCCCGTTCCCGGCCTGGGCCACCCGGGTCTCCGAGGCGGGTCGGGCACCATCGGAGACGCTGCGCTCGATCACCCAGTCCGCCGACCCGTTCGCCGTGGTGGGCTCCGGCGGCGGCAGCACCGACGACGACATCCCGTTCTAG
- a CDS encoding carbohydrate ABC transporter permease, with the protein MTSASRRLWRTSPLTYVALVLAALLSIYPFYYMIVIGTRSLDNINDVPPPVTPGGAFGDNFQRVLDNDAANFFTGMMNSIIVSSVVTVSVVLTGSLAGFAFAKLRFKGSNALLLAIIVTLMIPTQMGLIPLWAIMQDLGWYDTLYAVTVPFLVSAFGVFMMRQYASQAISDELIEAGRVDGASTFRIYWNIVLPALRPAAGVLGLLTFMETWNSFLWPYAILTPENPTLQVSLAFLSYAYYTDYSQVFAATAIGTIPLVVVFLVFGRQIIGGIMEGAVKS; encoded by the coding sequence ATGACCTCGGCCTCTCGGCGCCTGTGGCGCACCAGCCCGCTGACCTACGTGGCGCTCGTCCTGGCGGCGCTGCTGTCGATCTACCCGTTCTACTACATGATCGTGATCGGCACCCGCAGCCTGGACAACATCAACGACGTGCCGCCACCGGTAACACCCGGCGGAGCGTTCGGCGACAACTTCCAGCGGGTGCTCGACAACGACGCCGCCAACTTCTTCACCGGCATGATGAACTCGATCATCGTCTCCTCGGTGGTCACCGTCTCGGTGGTGCTCACCGGGTCGCTGGCCGGGTTCGCCTTCGCCAAACTGCGATTCAAGGGCAGCAACGCCCTCCTGCTGGCGATCATCGTCACCCTGATGATCCCGACCCAGATGGGGCTCATTCCGCTGTGGGCCATCATGCAGGACCTCGGGTGGTACGACACCCTCTACGCGGTCACCGTGCCGTTCCTGGTCAGCGCCTTCGGCGTGTTCATGATGCGGCAGTACGCCAGCCAGGCGATCTCCGACGAGCTGATCGAGGCCGGTCGGGTCGACGGGGCCAGCACGTTCCGGATCTACTGGAACATCGTGCTGCCCGCGCTGCGTCCCGCCGCCGGCGTCCTCGGTCTGCTGACCTTCATGGAGACCTGGAACTCGTTCCTCTGGCCGTACGCCATCCTCACCCCGGAGAACCCGACCCTGCAGGTCTCGCTCGCCTTCCTCTCGTACGCCTACTACACCGACTACTCCCAGGTGTTCGCCGCCACGGCGATCGGCACCATCCCCCTGGTGGTCGTTTTCCTCGTGTTCGGCCGCCAGATCATCGGCGGGATCATGGAAGGTGCCGTCAAGTCGTGA
- a CDS encoding GH1 family beta-glucosidase — protein MSNPASPPAVGVLDERPGLSFPPGFLWGAATAAYQIEGAAAEDGRTPSIWDTFSHTDGRVVAGHTGDVACDHYHRLGGDVALMAELGLKSYRFSVSWSRVQPGGVGAANPQGLDFYRRLVDELLANGIEPWLTLYHWDLPQPLEDAGGWPARDTAARFADYTTLVADALGDRVRYWTTLNEPWCSAFLGYGSGVHAPGRTDGADAVRAGHHLMLGHGLAVQALRATRPAAEVGVTVNLYPVDPATDAPADVDAARRIDGLANRFFLDPLLRGSYPEDLVADLAPVTDFGHVRDGDLATISEPLDLVGVNYYSRHVVAAAVEGDPVDPAPSCWPGSEDVRFVTRGVPVTDMGWEIDAPGLRETLQRVHGYTDLPLYVTENGSAFVDSVVDGQVDDVDRLAYFDAHLRAAHEAIDDGVPLRGYFAWSLMDNFEWAWGYTKRFGMIHVDYDSQVRIPKSSAKWYASVIRRNGLAAQ, from the coding sequence GTGAGCAACCCCGCCAGCCCGCCCGCCGTCGGCGTCCTCGACGAGCGCCCCGGGCTGTCCTTCCCACCCGGATTCCTGTGGGGAGCCGCGACCGCGGCATACCAGATCGAGGGGGCGGCGGCCGAGGACGGCCGCACCCCGTCGATCTGGGACACCTTCAGCCACACCGACGGTCGGGTCGTCGCCGGGCACACCGGTGACGTCGCGTGCGACCACTACCACCGGCTCGGCGGCGACGTCGCGTTGATGGCCGAGCTGGGCCTGAAGTCGTACCGTTTCTCGGTCTCCTGGTCCCGGGTGCAGCCCGGCGGCGTCGGCGCGGCCAACCCGCAGGGGTTGGACTTCTACCGCCGACTCGTCGACGAGCTGCTGGCCAACGGCATCGAGCCGTGGCTGACCCTCTACCACTGGGACCTGCCGCAGCCGCTGGAGGACGCCGGCGGCTGGCCGGCCCGGGACACCGCGGCCCGCTTCGCCGACTACACGACCCTGGTGGCCGACGCGCTCGGTGACCGGGTGCGGTACTGGACCACGCTCAACGAGCCGTGGTGCTCGGCGTTCCTCGGCTACGGGTCCGGGGTGCACGCCCCGGGCCGAACCGACGGGGCGGACGCGGTCCGCGCCGGGCACCACCTGATGCTCGGTCACGGCCTGGCCGTGCAGGCGTTGCGGGCCACCCGGCCGGCCGCCGAGGTGGGCGTGACGGTCAACCTCTACCCGGTCGACCCGGCCACCGACGCCCCGGCCGACGTGGACGCGGCCCGACGGATCGACGGGCTGGCCAACCGGTTCTTCCTGGACCCGCTGCTGCGCGGGTCGTACCCGGAGGACCTGGTGGCCGACCTCGCCCCGGTGACCGACTTCGGCCACGTGCGCGACGGCGACCTGGCGACCATCTCCGAGCCGCTGGACCTGGTCGGGGTCAACTACTACAGCCGGCACGTCGTCGCCGCGGCGGTCGAGGGTGACCCGGTCGACCCGGCCCCCTCGTGCTGGCCCGGCAGCGAGGACGTCCGGTTCGTCACCCGGGGTGTCCCGGTCACCGACATGGGCTGGGAGATCGACGCCCCGGGCCTGCGCGAGACCCTGCAACGGGTGCACGGTTACACCGATCTGCCGCTGTACGTCACCGAGAACGGCTCCGCGTTCGTCGATTCGGTCGTCGACGGGCAGGTCGACGACGTCGACCGGCTGGCCTACTTCGACGCCCACCTGCGCGCGGCGCACGAGGCGATCGACGACGGAGTGCCCCTGCGGGGATACTTCGCCTGGTCGTTGATGGATAATTTCGAATGGGCCTGGGGTTACACCAAGCGGTTCGGCATGATCCACGTCGACTACGACAGCCAGGTTCGCATCCCCAAGTCCAGCGCCAAGTGGTACGCCTCGGTGATCCGGCGCAACGGTCTGGCCGCACAATAG
- a CDS encoding sugar ABC transporter permease, protein MSLSATTAPPSPAAPPSPDVSSRRNRGRLLNRLDVKYSPYLYIAPFFVIFGVFGLYPMARTAWMSLHDWDMIGDHSFIGFDNYTRLVNDEYFWNALVNTFGIFALSTIPQLLLALFLANLLNKTFLRAKTFFRMAIFVPNVVSVAAVAIVFGMLFQREFGLFNWLLSLVGVDAVDWDSQRWSSWFAISTMVNWRWTGYNTLILLAGMQAIPKDLYEAAEIDGASPWRQFWQITLPMLKPTFIFVVILSTIGGMQLFTEPLLFGNGNILGGDQREFQTLAMYMYEMGIENLSSAGYGAAVAWAIFMIIVVVSLINFLLVRRSAK, encoded by the coding sequence ATGAGCCTGTCGGCCACGACGGCGCCGCCGTCGCCAGCAGCACCGCCCTCTCCCGACGTCTCTTCCCGACGTAACCGGGGAAGGTTACTCAACCGTCTCGACGTCAAGTACTCGCCGTACCTCTACATCGCACCGTTCTTTGTGATCTTCGGCGTGTTCGGGTTGTACCCGATGGCGCGTACCGCCTGGATGTCGCTGCACGACTGGGACATGATCGGCGACCACTCGTTCATCGGCTTCGACAACTACACCCGGCTGGTGAACGACGAGTACTTCTGGAACGCGCTGGTCAACACGTTCGGCATCTTCGCCCTGTCGACCATCCCGCAGTTGTTGCTCGCCCTCTTCCTGGCGAACCTGCTCAACAAGACGTTCCTGCGTGCCAAGACCTTCTTCCGGATGGCCATCTTCGTACCGAACGTGGTGTCGGTGGCCGCTGTCGCGATCGTCTTCGGGATGCTGTTCCAGCGGGAGTTCGGCCTGTTCAACTGGCTGCTGAGCCTCGTCGGCGTCGACGCCGTCGACTGGGACTCGCAGCGGTGGAGCTCCTGGTTCGCCATCTCGACGATGGTCAACTGGCGGTGGACCGGGTACAACACCCTGATCCTGCTCGCCGGCATGCAGGCGATCCCGAAGGACCTCTACGAGGCCGCGGAGATCGACGGCGCCAGCCCGTGGCGGCAGTTCTGGCAGATCACCCTGCCCATGCTCAAGCCCACCTTCATCTTCGTGGTCATTCTGTCCACGATCGGCGGCATGCAGCTCTTCACCGAGCCCCTGCTCTTCGGCAACGGCAACATCCTCGGCGGCGACCAGCGGGAGTTCCAGACGCTGGCCATGTACATGTACGAGATGGGCATCGAGAACCTGAGTTCCGCCGGCTACGGAGCCGCGGTCGCCTGGGCGATCTTCATGATCATCGTCGTGGTGTCGCTGATCAACTTCCTACTCGTCCGCCGCTCGGCGAAGTGA
- a CDS encoding exonuclease SbcCD subunit D, giving the protein MKILHTSDWHVGKVLKGQSRAEEHKAVLAGVIDIARAEQPDLVIVAGDLYDTAAPTSEATRLVTRALTALRRTGADVVAIGGNHDNGPALDALRPWAEAAGITLRGGVRENPDEHVIDGTTAGGERWRLAALPFLSQRYAVRALEMYELTAAETNQTYADHLGRVLERLTEGFTEPDRVHLVTAHLTVTGASTGGGERDAHTVLGYAVPATVFPATAHYVALGHLHRAQRVVGPCPVRYSGSPLAVDFGEQENVPSVTIVEVTASSAARVREVPVTAASALRTVRGTLAQLAEIEAPDAWLRVYVREQPRAGLREEVQELLPRALEIRIDPELLAAPGSGARIAQRSGRSPRELFADYLDSRGHADEGVQELFDELFEEVDH; this is encoded by the coding sequence ATGAAGATCCTGCACACCTCCGACTGGCACGTGGGAAAGGTGCTCAAGGGGCAGTCCCGGGCCGAGGAGCACAAGGCCGTGCTGGCCGGGGTGATCGACATCGCCCGTGCCGAGCAACCGGATCTGGTGATCGTCGCCGGTGATCTCTACGACACCGCCGCGCCCACCTCGGAGGCGACCCGTCTGGTCACCCGGGCGTTGACCGCGCTACGGCGTACCGGCGCGGACGTGGTGGCGATCGGTGGCAACCACGACAACGGGCCGGCGTTGGACGCGCTGCGGCCGTGGGCCGAGGCCGCCGGCATCACGCTGCGCGGCGGGGTACGGGAGAATCCGGACGAGCACGTGATCGACGGCACCACCGCCGGCGGCGAGCGGTGGCGGCTGGCCGCGCTGCCGTTCCTGTCCCAGCGGTACGCGGTGCGCGCCCTGGAGATGTACGAGCTGACCGCGGCGGAGACCAACCAGACGTACGCCGACCACCTGGGCCGGGTGCTGGAGCGACTGACCGAGGGTTTCACCGAACCGGACCGGGTGCACCTGGTCACCGCGCACCTGACGGTGACCGGCGCGTCCACCGGCGGCGGCGAACGCGACGCGCACACGGTGCTGGGCTACGCCGTTCCGGCCACCGTCTTCCCGGCGACCGCGCACTACGTGGCGTTGGGTCACCTGCATCGGGCGCAGCGGGTCGTCGGCCCCTGCCCGGTGCGCTACAGCGGCAGCCCGCTCGCCGTCGACTTCGGCGAGCAGGAGAACGTCCCGTCGGTGACGATCGTCGAGGTGACGGCCAGCAGCGCCGCCCGGGTGCGGGAGGTGCCGGTGACCGCGGCGAGCGCGCTGCGGACGGTGCGGGGCACCCTGGCCCAGCTCGCCGAGATCGAGGCGCCGGACGCCTGGCTGCGGGTGTACGTGCGGGAGCAACCCCGCGCCGGTCTGCGCGAGGAGGTCCAGGAGTTGCTCCCCCGGGCCCTGGAGATCCGGATCGACCCGGAGCTGTTGGCCGCGCCGGGCAGTGGCGCGCGCATCGCGCAGCGGTCGGGGCGTTCACCCCGGGAGTTGTTCGCCGACTACCTGGACAGCCGGGGCCACGCCGACGAGGGCGTCCAGGAACTCTTCGACGAGCTCTTCGAGGAGGTCGATCACTGA
- a CDS encoding extracellular solute-binding protein, whose translation MSVTTRRTRLAAAALAAITAIGGLAACGKDDDEPAAGEKPAKLVVDTFSEFGYDELVKQYEKETGIKVELRKTAQLSEYRPKLVRYLATGKGAADVTALEEGILNEFKTNPRNWADLNPLVADHSKEYLPWKWELGKSPDGRLIGLPTDVGSLAVCYRKDLFQAAGLPTERDQVSALWSDWKGFHDAGLKYKQATGKAFVDSITAVSNGVMFQGNGDLFYDKENNIIADTSPAVKNAWDTATSMADISAKAQTWSPEWSGGFKQGTFAVTFCPSWMLGIVSDNSGPANKGKWDVASVPGGGGNWGGSWLAVPEQSKYPKEAAKLAEFLTNAKSQVEAFKLKGPLPTNLEALKNEAFIGYTNEYFSNAPTGKIFGESVAKIQPTHLGPKHQAVKENAFEPALRAFENGQADKAKAWEQFTKDAKTQGAF comes from the coding sequence ATGAGTGTCACCACGCGGCGTACCCGCCTGGCGGCCGCTGCCCTGGCCGCGATCACCGCAATCGGCGGTCTCGCGGCCTGCGGCAAGGACGACGACGAGCCGGCTGCCGGCGAGAAGCCCGCCAAGCTGGTCGTCGACACCTTCAGCGAGTTCGGCTACGACGAGCTCGTCAAGCAGTACGAGAAGGAGACCGGCATCAAGGTCGAGCTGCGCAAGACCGCGCAGCTCAGCGAGTACCGGCCGAAGCTGGTCCGCTACCTGGCCACCGGCAAGGGCGCGGCGGACGTCACCGCCCTGGAAGAGGGCATCCTCAACGAGTTCAAGACGAACCCGCGCAACTGGGCCGACCTCAACCCGCTGGTCGCCGACCACTCGAAGGAATACCTGCCCTGGAAGTGGGAGCTGGGCAAGTCGCCCGACGGCCGGCTGATCGGCCTGCCGACGGACGTCGGCAGCCTCGCCGTCTGCTACCGCAAGGATCTGTTCCAGGCGGCCGGCCTGCCCACCGAGCGTGACCAGGTGTCGGCGCTCTGGTCGGACTGGAAGGGCTTCCACGACGCCGGCCTGAAGTACAAGCAGGCCACCGGCAAGGCGTTCGTCGACTCGATCACCGCCGTCTCCAACGGCGTGATGTTCCAGGGCAACGGTGATCTGTTCTACGACAAGGAGAACAACATCATCGCGGACACCAGCCCCGCGGTGAAGAACGCCTGGGACACCGCCACCTCGATGGCGGACATCTCGGCCAAGGCGCAGACCTGGTCGCCGGAGTGGTCGGGTGGCTTCAAGCAGGGCACCTTCGCGGTCACCTTCTGCCCGTCCTGGATGCTCGGCATCGTCTCGGACAACTCCGGTCCGGCCAACAAGGGCAAGTGGGACGTCGCGTCCGTGCCGGGTGGCGGCGGTAACTGGGGTGGCTCGTGGCTCGCGGTTCCCGAGCAGAGCAAGTACCCGAAGGAGGCGGCGAAGCTCGCCGAGTTCCTCACCAACGCCAAGAGCCAGGTGGAGGCCTTCAAGCTCAAGGGCCCGCTGCCGACCAACCTGGAGGCGCTGAAGAACGAGGCGTTCATCGGCTACACCAACGAGTACTTCAGCAACGCGCCGACCGGCAAGATCTTCGGTGAGAGCGTCGCCAAGATCCAGCCGACCCACCTGGGTCCGAAGCACCAGGCGGTGAAGGAGAACGCGTTCGAGCCGGCTCTGCGGGCGTTCGAGAACGGGCAGGCCGACAAGGCGAAGGCCTGGGAGCAGTTCACGAAGGACGCAAAGACTCAGGGTGCCTTCTGA
- a CDS encoding plasmid pRiA4b ORF-3 family protein has product MPRQIFQLKMSLASVRPPVWRRVLVPAGYTLDRLHRVVQHAMGWRDCHLHSFEIDAVQYGEPDPDGELGLHDELDVRLDAVLGKGSRFSYTYDFGDWWEHDLVVEDALTVDPDERYPVCLAGERACPPEGIGGPLGYRALLVALDDQAAPADLADPRLALLRDWAGATFDPSRFDAERSTTLLRRFC; this is encoded by the coding sequence ATGCCGCGTCAGATCTTCCAGCTGAAGATGTCCCTGGCCAGCGTCCGCCCACCGGTGTGGCGGCGGGTGCTCGTGCCGGCCGGCTACACGCTGGACCGGCTGCACCGGGTGGTGCAGCACGCGATGGGGTGGCGGGACTGCCACCTGCACTCGTTCGAGATCGACGCCGTGCAGTACGGCGAGCCCGACCCGGACGGTGAGTTGGGGCTGCACGACGAGTTGGACGTGCGGCTGGACGCGGTGCTCGGCAAGGGCAGCCGGTTCTCCTACACGTACGACTTCGGCGACTGGTGGGAGCACGACCTGGTCGTGGAGGACGCGCTGACCGTCGACCCCGACGAGCGGTACCCGGTCTGTCTGGCCGGCGAGCGGGCCTGCCCGCCGGAGGGTATCGGCGGGCCGCTGGGCTATCGCGCGCTTCTGGTCGCCCTGGACGACCAGGCCGCGCCGGCCGATCTCGCCGACCCCCGGCTGGCGCTGCTGCGTGACTGGGCGGGCGCCACCTTCGACCCGTCCCGCTTCGACGCCGAGCGTTCGACCACCCTCCTCCGCCGCTTCTGCTGA
- a CDS encoding pyrimidine reductase family protein, whose translation MTVGIPIRRLWPEPSAQPLDDTTLTALYGRDDQPRLRVNFVSSLDGAVSVDGYSAGLSGEPDKRVFGLLRMVCDALVVAAGTLRHEGYRAIRLNETRRAWRRVNGLVEYPTLVVVSGSLDLDPAQAAFADAPTRPIVLTHAHAEPPPGLTDVADLLRCGTDRVDLAAGLAALHGRGLTQLLCEGGPHLFGALTAADLVDELCLTVSPLLAGAGPGRITAGDTAPPRHLPLRHVLAADDGVLMLRHARP comes from the coding sequence ATGACCGTCGGAATCCCGATCCGCCGACTCTGGCCCGAGCCGTCGGCACAGCCACTCGACGACACCACGTTGACCGCCCTCTACGGCCGCGACGACCAGCCCCGACTGCGGGTCAACTTCGTCTCCAGCCTGGACGGCGCGGTGAGCGTCGACGGCTACTCCGCCGGGCTCTCCGGCGAGCCGGACAAGCGCGTGTTCGGCCTGCTGCGGATGGTCTGCGACGCGCTGGTGGTGGCCGCCGGCACGCTGCGCCACGAGGGATACCGGGCGATCCGCCTCAACGAGACCCGGCGCGCCTGGCGTCGGGTCAACGGCCTGGTGGAGTACCCGACCCTGGTGGTCGTCTCCGGCTCCCTCGACCTGGACCCTGCTCAGGCCGCCTTCGCCGACGCGCCGACCCGACCGATCGTGCTCACCCACGCCCACGCCGAGCCACCGCCCGGCCTCACCGACGTCGCCGACCTGCTGCGCTGCGGCACCGACCGGGTCGACCTTGCCGCCGGCCTCGCCGCGCTGCACGGGCGCGGGCTGACCCAACTGCTCTGCGAGGGCGGGCCGCACCTGTTCGGCGCGCTCACCGCCGCCGACCTCGTGGACGAGTTGTGTCTGACCGTCTCTCCCCTGCTCGCCGGAGCGGGGCCGGGCCGGATCACCGCCGGCGACACCGCCCCACCCCGGCACCTGCCGTTGCGCCACGTGCTCGCCGCCGACGACGGCGTCCTCATGCTCCGCCACGCCCGCCCGTAA